The following coding sequences are from one Diabrotica virgifera virgifera chromosome 2, PGI_DIABVI_V3a window:
- the LOC114333093 gene encoding uncharacterized protein LOC114333093, with product MAKIVTVLFTIGAVAVLSAAKKEPTECYHCSLIDGTRCNDPDLSKITKQSCSDIPTNKNTTSDVVCYTVTATWLGHPITERGCYYTEMEGEDVCSYFYRTEANVPFTYDYTCKLCYDDLCNDKPR from the exons ATGGCTAAAATAGTGACTGTTTTGTTTACCATTGGGGCTGTTGCAG TTTTGTCGGCTGCAAAAAAAGAACCTACAGAATGTTATCACTGTTCACTTATTGATGGAACCCGTTGCAATGACCCAGATCTATCTAAAATTACAAAACAAAGTTGCTCAGATATACCCACAAACAAGAATACAACCTCAGACGTGGTATGCTATACTGTTACCGCTACCTGGT tgGGTCATCCGATAACCGAAAGAGGATGCTACTACACAGAGATGGAAGGAGAAGATGTTTGTTCGTATTTCTATAGAACGGAAGCTAATGTTCCCTTTACTTACGATTATACATGTAAATTGTGTTATGATGATCTCTGCAATGATAAGCCAAGATAA